Genomic DNA from Zonotrichia leucophrys gambelii isolate GWCS_2022_RI chromosome 23, RI_Zleu_2.0, whole genome shotgun sequence:
TTCGCAAATCCATCCGTACATTCCGACTCGCCCAGGGCCCGGCAGCAccagggggcagcagcagcccggaGTCACCGGAGCGCTGGAAACAGGAGCCAGCGCAGGAAACCGAACCCCGCCGGCTCCTGCATCTCACCTTCTCCGAGCAAGGGAATTGGAAATCGAGTCATCTTTATCACATTCACAGAGGTGTTGGATTTAGAGTCCTGCGCGTTCAGCATAACCATCTCGAGCTGAAGCGACtattctgcagagcagcttgaAAACTATCCCCGGCTCGCTTTGCCCAAAGCCAGCATCTTAAAGCTGCAGTACTCTCCAGGCATCTTTCCCAGCGGTCCCAAAGCCAAATAACAAAAGGAGCCCTTGCAAATAAATAATcgcaggaaaataaataagattGGAACTGAAATATACAGTTACATGGTCTTTATTTGGTTTCAGAGGTGGAAAAAAGTGGAGCCAGACTGCAGCTTTAAGCCTCATGCCTGAATCAACCTCAAACACTTGGTAAATTTTACAGCTGATTAGCAGTACAGGTCCGAGATCCGAAGTTCCACGGAGATGAACATTTAGGCACAAACGCACACCCTTCCCCAAGGCATACTTTATTTTTGCGAGTTAGAAAAAAAAGCCTGCTATGGGGAAGCGGCCCTTCCCGAGCTGAACAGACACGACTGAAGACCTATTTACTGTCACAGTAAAACATCCCAACAAATAACTAACCCCACCCACGGTTGCAAGGGAAAACTGGTTCAAACCATGCACCAGGGAGACAATTCTCTCTCAGGATCCTTCAACTCCACTGGCACCACGGATTCCACGAGCAAATCCAGCTaccagcagggctgccagctgCCTATGGCTTCTTGTGCTCCAAGCCTGGTTGAGGAAAGTCGTAAGTCCATTATTTCTACTTAAGCCAGAAATCCTGTTAATGTCATTTAGAGGCAGTTCTACAGCAGGAGCTCTCGATCTGCTCTCTGTTTGGGGCGCACCAACCCCCTCTCCAGAAACtcccacacagaaaaaaaaaaaaaaaaacacacagaagagaaaagcaaTCCATTGCAAGCCAGTGTCCGATGATTGTCCCTTTGGGGAGGGCAGGAATCCGGGACAGGGCaaggcaggggaagggaggaggatgGCAGGTGGGGAAAAGTTAGAAACAAACTCAAAACCACCAAGACACAAGGAGGAGCTCAAAGCCCCTCAGCAGCTGATGGCACTGGGTTGCTGTTTGCTAACAAAGTCTGAAATGAAGTCGAACTCGTTCTGTCCCAAGAATAACTCTGGCAGCTCCTGAATCCGGTCCAAGCCCAGTTCCAGGACAAGGGATGTCAAGACCTCCTCGTCTATAAGATCAGTGTCCATAACATTCAATGTCAGCGCCGGTGAGGGCATGTGCTGCATGCCCGGGTGCTGGCCCGGCCCCACTCTGTACTGCTGGCCACCCGCTCCCATGGGCCCGTTGCTCATGCCCAGCGGGTGCCCCTGGTACTGGGTGTTGAGTTTTTGTAGGTGCATGCTGGCCATGAGCTGCTGCGTGCCCACCGGCCCCAtgtactgctgctgctggcccggcCCATTGAACATCATCGCGTTCTGCATCTGGTGGTGGCCCATCTGTCCGCTGAGGCTGGCCCTCGGCCTCATGGCCCCGTCCATGCCAGCCCCTCCGTAGGGCATCATCTGAGCGGCGCTGGGCAGCGTCCTGAGCACATGCTGCCCGTGCTGCGGGGGTCCCTGCAGCCCGCTCACCCCCATGCGGTAGCCCTGCAGCCCGGCGCCGCCGTGGCTCATCGGCATCATCATATGCTCGGCCATGCCTCCGGGTCCCCAGGAGATGACAGCGGCTCGGCCACGGCTCCCGGGGCCGGCTCCGCGTCCCGCTCCCGCCGAGCCGGCTCCCACAGAAGATCGCGGCGAGtcccacctcctcctgctgctgccgggGGAAGGCGCCGCTCCGCCGGCTCCGCTGGCGGGGCAGCCGCGGCCGGGAgccgggctgtgctgggcagtgtgCGCCGCTCCGGGCTCcggcagtgctggctgtgccgAGCCGGGCTGAGCTCCGCGGGCTGGGCTGGCCGGGACTGAGGGCTCCGCTCCCGCTCTTATAGCGCGGCGGGAGGAGGCGGCCCCGGCGCCCATTGGAGCGCGGGCgggcggcccggccccgcgggcggGAAGGAGGGAGGTGCGGCGGGCTCGGTCCCGGCTTTGCACAGCTCCGTAGTCCCGCCGCTGCATCCTTCTGGCACTGCGAGCGGCTCTCTGCAGTCGCCTCCCCGCTGCCTTCCTCCTCACGGTGCCACTGCCCAAGTCACTGACACACTGAGCCTCAGGTGCCACTGCGGGGTTTGTGCTGAGCTCCTTGTTCACTCTGAACAATGCACCTTTGTCAGGTGCTCCCGTGGCCCAGAACAGCTTGTGGCATCAGCTGCGTGGTTGGTTATTCAGTCAGAAGCATCTTCCTAGCAAGGATGCACCAAGCTTCCAAACACAGATGGTACTGAGGATATTGTACACACGGGTGTAACTGTCTGCAGCAGTGTCTTTGTCACCTCTGAGGTGAGCTCTTGTAgacatgatattttctgaagaaatcctttccttaggattttttctcctgagaagctgagaggcctcaggaacaaaatgtaacaatggctatctgctgctgtggaatgcaacaggtgcatctgtgattgatctcatgtggttgtttctaattaatggccaatcacaatcAGCTGGGTCGgactctgtccaagacacaaacctttgttatcattctttctttttctattcttagccagccttctaatgaaatcctttcttctattcttttagtatagtcttaatataatatatataataaaataataaatcagccttctgtaacatggagtcagatcctcgtctcttccctcatcctcagaccactgtgaacaccatcacaaccTCTGTCTCCCGTGCCCACCCACTGAGCTTTGCTAGCAAATTATATCACCATGGGTGTAgaccacagcagctctggtgctCTCTTCAGGACATTGTACATTCCAGTATGAAAGAACAGCAGTGATCTTCCTTGTCTGCTTTGTTGAAGGAACTGAGATACTT
This window encodes:
- the LOC135457305 gene encoding cbp/p300-interacting transactivator 3, with product MAEHMMMPMSHGGAGLQGYRMGVSGLQGPPQHGQHVLRTLPSAAQMMPYGGAGMDGAMRPRASLSGQMGHHQMQNAMMFNGPGQQQQYMGPVGTQQLMASMHLQKLNTQYQGHPLGMSNGPMGAGGQQYRVGPGQHPGMQHMPSPALTLNVMDTDLIDEEVLTSLVLELGLDRIQELPELFLGQNEFDFISDFVSKQQPSAISC